The proteins below are encoded in one region of Phaseolus vulgaris cultivar G19833 chromosome 1, P. vulgaris v2.0, whole genome shotgun sequence:
- the LOC137815740 gene encoding uncharacterized protein gives MRTLQDNVAASRVEQERMQADLAASQSRNEELDRMNEELRKALQPQKERAAEERVAPPPSPPRTFPMPFSLEIMSAVVPPNLVGVKALFTGVEDLETHLTAFHTQMMLSGGSNTVYCKVFMSTLSGIALEWAPPMVSYDLFDVRQNQGESLRDYLSHFGAQVVRLPSKDEDMLVHAFKKGVLSGPFSESLIRNHLSTFAEISRRVVAHIVAEIEVSEKRGSVTPTKLRGGPSRSQQLMRVHEAKEGKKAQGKPRLYGPGKDQGRGRARESNVPPRFDFVVELAELIAIPTITARL, from the exons ATGCGAACGCTGCAAGACAATGTGGCAGCGTCGAGAGtggaacaagaaaggatgcaagcgGATTTGGCTGCATCACAGAGCAGAAACGAGGAGTTGGACAGAATGAATGAAGAGTTGCGCAAGGCGCTGCAACCGCAGAAGGAACGCGCAGCAGAGGAAAGGGTGGCGCCGCCGCCGTCTCCCCCCAGGACTTTCCCCATGCCTTTCTCACTAGAGATTATGAGCGCGGTGGTGCCACCAAACTTGGTGGGGGTGAAAGCCTTGTTTACCGGGGTGGAGGACCTCGAGACGCATCTGACAGCGTTTCACACCCAAATGATGCTCTCTGGGGGTTCGAATACGGTGTATTgcaaggtgttcatgagcaccctgagcgGAATTGctttggagtg gGCACCCCCAATGGTGTCGTATGACTTGTTCGACGTGCGACAAAACCAAGgtgagtccctcagggactaccttaGTCATTTTGGAGCTCAGGTGGTGAggctgcccagcaaagatgaagatatgctggtgcatgcATTCAAGAAAGGAGTTCTGTCGGGCCCTTTCAGCGAATCTTTGATCAGAAATCACCTCAGCACCTTTGCGGAGATTAGCCGCCGTGTTGTGGCGCACATCGTAGCAGAGatagaggtttctgagaagaggggaagcgtgacCCCGACCAAGTTGCGCGGAGGACCGAGCAGGTCTCAGCAGCtgatgagggtgcatgaggccaaagaagGAAAGAAGGCTCAGGGGAAGCCTCGCCTTTACGGGCCTGGGAAGGATCAGGGTAGGGGGCGCGCGAGGGAGAGTAACGTGCCCCCCAGGTTTGACTTCGTGGTGGAATTGGCGGAGCTGATCGCCATTCCAACCATAACGGCACGGTTGTGA